In Phragmites australis chromosome 24, lpPhrAust1.1, whole genome shotgun sequence, the following are encoded in one genomic region:
- the LOC133907919 gene encoding uncharacterized protein LOC133907919: MAAQQAASVLHSFPFRAAVLALCVALLPLVPSQEPGAGAGAGQAFLAKAWELIHLLFVGIAVSYGLFSRKNRTDDGRAVVAATAAEKDATVGQELAKADARYAWRMFRDSIAPFDDDDGDVLAPDSPRGGGEGGGSGKVRSWSALHRHDEPVVVVTNGGGGRNGHSADGQAPLSLPVRTLKPQQTQDANVGDGAEPPRARPRRSSQDSAAGGARDETVLLSPIPWRSRSGRLDVGRPASPNPSPSPKRLPPTSSSSRDTLAKASEEEYYAKRRSPYKFSISSQPPAPPPPPPPFLVHGYHPAAERRRAAGKSFKEELQDHRMRGRGEDHYSPNTTSFSISGYSNSNSSPAKARSSFDGGSSSSSSLASVGKSVRTISSREAAVFQGQSQELPDDAGDGRDDVLGVHGSEDSYAYRAYQSIPRFQYERSVIDPILGGVAVSSDETESSDDDDDDDVGGGAYSTRESSPEVDENEVDKKAEEFIARFREQIRRQRIESIKRSAGPRGVKHGK, from the coding sequence ATGGCAGCGCAGCAGGCCGCCTCGGTGCTGCATAGCTTCCCGTTCAGGGCCGCCGTGCTCGCGCTCTGCGTCGCGCTGCTGCCGCTCGTCCCCTCGCAGGagcccggcgccggcgccggagccggGCAGGCGTTCCTCGCCAAGGCCTGGGAGCTGATCCACCTGCTCTTCGTTGGCATCGCCGTCTCCTACGGCCTCTTCAGCCGCAAGAACAGGACCGACGATGGCCGCGCCGTGgttgccgccaccgccgcagaGAAGGACGCTACCGTGGGGCAGGAATTGGCTAAGGCGGACGCAAGATACGCGTGGCGGATGTTCAGAGACTCGATCGCGCCATTCGACGACGACGATGGCGACGTGCTGGCGCCGGACAGCCCTCGCGGCGGTGGCGAGGGGGGCGGCAGCGGGAAGGTGCGGTCATGGAGCGCACTGCACCGGCACGATGAGCCTGTAGTCGTGGTAACcaacggaggaggaggacggaaCGGGCACTCCGCGGACGGGCAAGCGCCGTTGTCGCTGCCAGTGCGGACGCTTAAGCCACAGCAGACGCAGGACGCCAACGTGGGTGATGGTGCCGAGCCGCCGCGCGCGCGGCCACGTCGAAGCTCTCAGGActcggcggccggcggcgcccGTGACGAGACCGTGCTCCTCTCGCCGATCCCGTGGCGGTCGCGGTCCGGGAGGCTGGACGTGGGCAGGCCGGCATCGCCGAACCCCTCGCCGTCGCCGAAGAGGCTCCCCCCCACGTCGTCCTCGTCCAGGGATACGCTAGCCAAGGCCAGCGAGGAGGAGTACTACGCTAAGCGGAGGAGCCCGTACAAGTTTTCCATCTCCAGccagccgccggcgccgcctccaccaccacctccgttTCTTGTCCACGGTTACCACCCGGCGGCCGAGCGCCGGAGAGCGGCGGGGAAAAGCTTCAAGGAGGAGCTGCAAGACCACAGAATGAGAGGTCGAGGTGAAGACCACTACTCGCCGAACACGACCAGCTTCAGCATCTCTGGTTACAGCAACAGCAACTCCTCGCCGGCGAAGGCAAGAAGCTCTTTTGACGGAGGCTCGTCCTCTTCGTCGTCGTTGGCTTCAGTTGGTAAGTCGGTGAGAACGATCAGCTCAAGGGAAGCTGCAGTTTTCCAAGGCCAGAGCCAAGAACTGCCTGACGACGCCGGTGATGGCCGTGACGATGTACTGGGCGTACACGGATCAGAGGACTCATACGCCTACAGAGCTTACCAGTCCATTCCCAGGTTCCAGTACGAGAGATCAGTGATCGATCCTATCCTCGGCGGAGTGGCAGTCTCCTCGGACGAGACAGAGagcagcgacgacgacgacgacgacgatgtcGGCGGCGGCGCGTACTCGACGAGGGAGTCGTCGCCTGAGGTGGACGAGAACGAGGTGGACAAGAAAGCGGAGGAGTTCATCGCGAGGTTCAGGGAGCAGATCAGGCGGCAGAGAATCGAGTCGATAAAGAGATCGGCGGGGCCGCGCGGCGTCAAACACGGCAAGTAG
- the LOC133907936 gene encoding homeobox-leucine zipper protein HOX1-like, whose amino-acid sequence METMVNARDDHHHLGLSLSLSIATAAPVERSAPPQQQRAFNGVPVSSLPTPSPQQPQCWNGVRASHFFVPSSGMDRYLERKQPAACHNHEMPFLRGIDVNRAPAGERRRGCCSEDEDPGASSPNSTLSSLSGKRGAPATSGGAAEQERDHTPRAGVGSDDEDSGGGSRKKLRLSKDQAAVLEESFKEHNTLNPKQKAALAKQLNLRPRQVEVWFQNRRARTKLKQTEVDCEFLKRCCETLTEENRRLQREVAELRALKLVAPRHHARVPPPTTLTMCPSCERLASADKTGRVAQPAPIGPWGPVPVRPVFVDGPARRS is encoded by the exons atggagACGATGGTTAATGCGAGAGATGACCACCACCACCTCGGGCTCAGCCTCAGCCTCAGCATCGCCACAGCGGCTCCGGTCGAGCGGTCGGCGCCGCCGCAGCAACAGCGAGCTTTCAACGGCGTGCCCGTTTCCTCCCTCCCCACGCCGTCGCCGCAGCAACCGCAGTGCTGGAACGGCGTCCGCGCCAGTCATTTTTTCGTGCCCTCCTCCG GGATGGATCGATATTTAGAGAGGAAGCAGCCGGCGGCGTGCCACAACCACGAGATGCCGTTCCTGCGGGGGATCGACGTGAACCGGGCGCCGGCCGGGGAGAGACGGAGGGGATGCTGCAGCGAGGACGAGGACCCCGGCGCGTCGTCGCCCAACAGCACGCTGTCCAGCCTCAGCGGGAAGCGTGGCGCGCCAGCGACGAGCGGTGGCGCTGCGGAGCAGGAGCGCGACCACACCCCGAGAGCCGGCGTCGGTAGCGACGACGAGGACTCCGGCGGCGGGTCGCGCAAGAAGCTCCGGCTGTCCAAGGACCAGGCCGCCGTCCTCGAGGAGAGCTTCAAGGAGCACAACACCCTCAACCCC AAGCAGAAGGCGGCGCTGGCGAAGCAGTTGAACCTGAGGCCACGTCAGGTCGAGGTCTGGTTTCAGAACCGCAGAGCCAG GACGAAACTGAAGCAGACGGAGGTGGACTGCGAGTTCCTGAAGCGCTGCTGTGAGACGCTGACGGAGGAGAACCGGCGCCTGCAGCGGGAGGTGGCGGAGCTGCGCGCCCTCAAGCTCGTCGCGCCGCGCCACCACGCGCGCGTGCCGCCGCCCACCACGCTCACCATGTGCCCTTCCTGCGAGCGCCTCGCCTCCGCCGACAAGACTGGCCGCGTGGCCCAGCCCGCGCCCATCGGACCATGGGGGCCCGTCCCCGTGCGGCCCGTGTTCGTCGACGGCCCGGCCCGGAGGTCTTGA